In the Uranotaenia lowii strain MFRU-FL chromosome 1, ASM2978415v1, whole genome shotgun sequence genome, GTGGATCACGTGACAGCGATTTCGCTTTTAAACTATCAAGTTGTCTACGAGGAATATTTCGTGGAGCAGTACGGAAGGCTTGCGAATGTGATCAAAGATGTGCGGTCCAATGTTACGTACGTTTACAGCAATAAAATGATTTTCCGTTATAAGATTAACAATGAGCAGCGAAACGCTTGGCGTCTTTACGCGGATCGACAAAAGTTCGACCTGGCGTTGCGATACTGTAACGACAATCCGGCCCATCGGGATATCGTTTTGGTAAAGCAGGCTCAGTCGTTTTTTGATCTCGGAGACTTCCAGGAAGCAGCTCGCATCTACTCCAATACTCAGCTAAGTTTCGAAGaggtttgtttgaaatttttgcagcgCAATCAAAACGATGCCTTGATGCTGTATTTGACAAATAGGTTGATCAAATTAAAGCCACAAGAGAAGACTCAGATTACGATGTTGATCGTTTGGATGGTGGAACTGTATCTGATCGAGATTTCACGATGTTCCGGGGAAAACGTCGAGAGGGAACGCAAATTGCAAAAGGAGTTTGATGCTTTCATGCAAACAGCAGTCGTGGTCGattgtatgaagaaaaatcGATCGGTCATCTACGATTTGATGGCTTCCCATGGGGATAGTCACAATTTAACAGCTCTGACAACGATCCATCAGGACTACGAAAGCGTGCTGCAACAGTACGTCAATCAGAATCGATTCGAAGACGCCTTGTCCGTCTTAAGAGCCCTTAGTCAGCAAGATCTGATTTACAAATACGCCCCCATTCTAATGGAACAATTACCCGGAGAAACGATAGGAGTTTTGATCACTCAAGGCAAGCGCTTGGACCCCATCAAATTGATCCCGTCACTGCTTTGTTTAGACACTCCAAGACATGTGACCGAAGTAGTAAAATATCTAGAATTCTGCATCCACTCGACCGGTTGCTCAGAACAAGCCATCCACAACTTTTTGATTCAACTCTACAGCCAACATTTCCAGGAAAAGCTTCTAACGTTCCTGGAAACCCAGGGCAAAGACATCACCATGATCAGCTATGACGCTCACTACGCCCTTCGAATCTGTCTAAAACTCCAAATCAAAGACGCTAGCGTCTTTCTGCAGGGCTTGCTAGAAATGTGGGTCCCAGCAGTGGAGCTAGCCCTCTCCTTCGACATCCAGCTGGCCAAAGCAACCGCATCGCAATCCAGCGATCCAACCATCCGCAAAAAGCTATGGCTCATCATCGCCCAGCATGAAATCCGAGGCAAACACGAAAACGTCCAAGAAGCGCTCAAAATCCTCAAAGAGTGCGAACTGCTCCGGATCGAAGACCTTCTCCCGTACTTCTCCGATTTCCAAAAGATCGACCACTTCAAGGAGGCGATCTGCGAATCGCTCAAGGAGTACAACATCAAAATCCAGGAACAACGCAAGGACATGGAAGACTCGGCCAAATCGGCCGAACGCGTTCGCTCCGAGCTGCAAACATTCCGGAACCGGTCCGTTACCGTGGGAGCCCAGGAACAGTGCGCCGTCTGCGGCGTTTATTTGCTGTTGAAACCGTTCTTCATCTTTCATTGTGGCCACAAATTTCATGGCGACTGTCTGGAACGGCAACTTTTGCCGCA is a window encoding:
- the LOC129750977 gene encoding vacuolar protein sorting-associated protein 18 homolog translates to MASMFDQYSSALIRENTTEPADAPSRAVPQTSGYVSIRTKREVPIFAKQKMNLNLPAGILYLSVQNDWVIILMTNLTVLRMNIKQPDKFTEVPLDKHVGGLKPNNLFLDPLGAHLFVTFAPKSPGFTPEVLYLQRNSFKPRFISKLKDQDITALGFNYSNTSESMTGPILLGTSKGTIWEAEIGIEGGDKLVQQVVRQVFDVSSAGESRPITGIEFHMRQEQRNLHCIILVLTLDRIYTFHETIRQADSKMTTGILQRVFNSYLNIPEQLNDFEHVDSKLNYSKLAFNYEEDFPKSFGCLTEDGINFQEIDPKMDTPQFVVQKELIPYPEQDDAQQMPENSYKVKQKTNTPLTFSLTDFHAILLYVDHVTAISLLNYQVVYEEYFVEQYGRLANVIKDVRSNVTYVYSNKMIFRYKINNEQRNAWRLYADRQKFDLALRYCNDNPAHRDIVLVKQAQSFFDLGDFQEAARIYSNTQLSFEEVCLKFLQRNQNDALMLYLTNRLIKLKPQEKTQITMLIVWMVELYLIEISRCSGENVERERKLQKEFDAFMQTAVVVDCMKKNRSVIYDLMASHGDSHNLTALTTIHQDYESVLQQYVNQNRFEDALSVLRALSQQDLIYKYAPILMEQLPGETIGVLITQGKRLDPIKLIPSLLCLDTPRHVTEVVKYLEFCIHSTGCSEQAIHNFLIQLYSQHFQEKLLTFLETQGKDITMISYDAHYALRICLKLQIKDASVFLQGLLEMWVPAVELALSFDIQLAKATASQSSDPTIRKKLWLIIAQHEIRGKHENVQEALKILKECELLRIEDLLPYFSDFQKIDHFKEAICESLKEYNIKIQEQRKDMEDSAKSAERVRSELQTFRNRSVTVGAQEQCAVCGVYLLLKPFFIFHCGHKFHGDCLERQLLPQLNPEVVGHLMSLKQQLTVAQNQPLDGGSQTAADTISSSKEHLKTQIEDILASDCLYCGEVMIQTVDRPFIENWDRVDSDWQ